The following coding sequences lie in one Miscanthus floridulus cultivar M001 chromosome 9, ASM1932011v1, whole genome shotgun sequence genomic window:
- the LOC136484120 gene encoding disease resistance protein RGA5-like: METATGALSRVITRLGVLLTDEYNLPKRMREEIMFLQSELESMEFALKKLSNTPTDQLNIQDKIWARDLSKLSDNIEDIIDTHMIPGKLNESSELSRIRRSIIAKIHLFQFYMIATGIRDIKIRVSEVHKRCPRYDVNLGVDKPTKPTVDPRLFSQYTMIKELVGIDETRDELIKILMGENGVPSQQGKIVSIVGFGGMGKTTLANAVYEKISAQFDCYAFVSVSQTPDLNKLFKDILYQLDRNKYDDSINETFVYEQQLINELREFLQHKRYFLVIDDIWDISVWQTIRRAFPDNDIGYIIITTTRNFGVAEEVGGAYKLKPLSLSNSQKLLYRRIFGNENKDNIEDTEKCLNKELAEVSKRILQKCGGVPLAIVTIASLLASKARNEIDWYDVYNSIGTGLSDSTDVVNMRKILSLSYYEMPSHLRTCLLYLSMFPEDYKIEKDRLIWMWIAEGFIQCENQGKSLFAIGDSYFNELMNRGMIQPIYERYTGLIYACHVHDMVHDLIRFLSSEENYTILNGVWYTSPLKLFRRLSLQYGKEDNAMDIGSLEHVRSAVVFPSAFCVMPDLQRFRVLRVLNLQDCDLSRGYSLKYLKHLFHLRYLGLCATHIAQLPKQIGNLKFLQTLDVRGNNMFSLPSTVLQLKDLMCLYIDEFTRVPNGIGSLTNLEVLSTLDITVSIDIIEELGQLMKLRVLHILLFIGWSGKLVECLSKLQNIEYLYIKTFGDNQWDFGGLDAWVAPRHLCRLDIEWPCWFSTLPARMNQSYLLDLVYLSIAVRDLGQVNLETLGRLPALRVLKLSVDPKNLGTLGGFIIGAGLFPCLVLFQFGGSIRPIVFQQGAMPRLEILNFEFCVQAARQITCNGDGPELGLGNLSSLQDVKIYLRSRGANKEEVRELEAALRHAVEIHPNLPKHQICG, from the exons ATGGAGACCGCAACGGGGGCACTATCGAGGGTCATCACCAGGCTTGGTGTTCTTCTCACCGACGAGTACAATCTGCCAAAGAGGATGAGAGAGGAGATTATGTTTCTTCAATCTGAGCTCGAGAGCATGGAGTTTGCCCTCAAGAAGCTCTCCAATACACCGACAGACCAGCTTAACATCCAGGACAAGATCTGGGCCAGAGATTTGAGCAAGCTGTCTGATAACATAGAGGACATTATTGACACACACATGATACCTGGCAAGCTCAACGAGTCATCAGAGTTGAGTCGTATACGGAGATCAATAATTGCCAAAATCCATTTATTCCAATTTTATATGATTGCTACTGGGATCAGAGACATCAAGATCCGTGTCTCAGAGGTGCACAAGAGGTGTCCCAGGTACGATGTTAACCTTGGTGTTGACAAACCTACCAAACCTACTGTGGACCCACGTTTATTTTCTCAGTACACAATGATTAAAGAGCTCGTTGGCATTGATGAAACTAGAGATGAGCTAATCAAGATTTTGATGGGAGAGAACGGAGTGCCCTCACAGCAAGGCAAGATAGTCTCCATTGTTGGATTTGGTGGGATGGGCAAGACAACTCTTGCTAATGCAGTGTATGAGAAGATTAGTGCACAATTCGATTGCTATGCTTTTGTATCAGTGTCTCAAACTCCTGACTTGAATAAACTATTCAAGGACATCCTGTATCAACTTGATAGGAATAAATACGATGACAGCATCAATGAAACTTTTGTTTACGAGCAGCAGCTCATCAATGAACTCAGAGAATTCCTTCAACATAAAAG GTATTTTCTTGTTATTGATGACATATGGGATATCTCAGTCTGGCAAACGATTAGACGTGCCTTTCCTGATAATGATATTGGATACATAATTATCACAACAACGCGTAATTTTGGTGTTGCGGAAGAAGTTGGTGGTGCTTACAAGTTGAAACCCCTTTCCCTGAGTAACTCCCAAAAGTTGTTGTACAGAAGAATATTTGGTAACGAAAACAAGGACAACATTGAAGACACAGAAAAATGTCTGAATAAGGAGCTGGCTGAAGTATCCAAGAGAATACTACAGAAATGTGGTGGTGTTCCCTTGGCTATTGTTACAATAGCTAGTCTTCTAGCATCTAAAGCAAGAAATGAGATTGATTGGTATGATGTGTACAACTCTATTGGCACTGGTCTTAGCGATAGTACTGATGTGGTTAATATGAGAAAGATATTATCACTTAGCTATTATGAAATGCCCTCCCATCTGAGAACTTGCTTATTATATTTAAGCATGTTTCCGGAAGATTATAAAATTGAAAAAGATCGTTTGATATGGATGTGGATAGCCGAAGGCTTTATTCAATGTGAAAACCAAGGTAAGAGTCTATTTGCAATTGGCGACAGTTACTTCAATGAACTCATGAACAGAGGTATGATCCAACCTATATATGAGAGGTACACTGGCTTGATATATGCTTGTCATGTACATGATATGGTGCACGATCTTATTCGCTTCTTGTCAAGTGAAGAAAATTATACTATATTAAATGGTGTGTGGTACACATCTCCATTAAAGTTGTTTAGGAGGTTGTCTCTTCAATATGGTAAAGAAGATAACGCTATGGATATTGGAAGCTTGGAACATGTAAGGTCAGCTGTTGTCTTTCCATCAGCATTTTGTGTAATGCCAGACCTTCAGAGATTCCGAGTTTTACGAGTCCTGAATTTACAAGATTGTGATCTTTCACGAGGTTACAGCCTTAAGTACCTTAAGCATTTATTTCACTTGAGGTACCTAGGACTATGTGCCACACACATTGCTCAGCTTCCTAAACAAATAGGAAACCTAAAATTTCTACAGACTTTGGATGTGAGGGGCAACAATATGTTTAGCTTGCCATCAACTGTTCTTCAGCTCAAAGATTTGATGTGCCTGTACATTGATGAGTTTACAAGAGTGCCAAATGGGATTGGGAGCCTAACAAACCTTGAAGTGCTGTCAACTTTAGACATTACCGTCTCCATTGACATTATAGAAGAGTTGGGCCAGCTAATGAAACTGAGAGTGCTTCATATTTTGCTGTTCATTGGTTGGAGTGGCAAGCTGGTGGAGTGCCTATCCAAACTGCAAAATATCGAATATCTATACATCAAGACTTTTGGAGATAATCAATGGGACTTTGGTGGATTGGATGCCTGGGTTGCCCCTCGACATCTCTGTAGATTGGATATAGAATGGCCATGCTGGTTCTCAACACTGCCAGCAAGGATGAATCAGTCTTATCTACTGGACCTTGTATACCTATCCATTGCTGTGAGGGATTTAGGGCAGGTCAATCTCGAAACCCTTGGGAGGTTGCCAGCTCTCCGTGTGCTAAAACTGTCAGTGGATCCAAAAAATCTTGGAACACTTGGGGGATTCATCATTGGTGCTGGATTATTCCCATGCCTTGTATTGTTCCAGTTCGGAGGATCTATAAGGCCTATAGTGTTTCAGCAAGGAGCTATGCCAAGGCTGGAAATTCTTAACTTTGAGTTCTGTGTACAGGCAGCTAGACAAATCACCTGCAACGGTGATGGTCCTGAGTTGGGTCTGGGAAACCTGTCATCACTCCAGGATGTCAAAATTTATTTGCGTTCTAGAGGCGCTAACAAGGAAGAGGTAAGGGAATTGGAGGCTGCGCTGAGGCATGCAGTTGAAATCCATCCCAATCTTCCCAAGCATCAGATATGCGGATGA